A genomic segment from Candidatus Korarchaeum cryptofilum OPF8 encodes:
- a CDS encoding PspA/IM30 family protein: MSGFWDRLRANVEAKLNKLFDRFEDPREQLDYAYDKLVQQLHDVEMALSRAIAARKKLEFELERLDERINDMDDKAKRALKAGREDLAKQALERKLVLVQQRETISKRIDEMKQDEEKMLALRDNLKTKIELFKAKKEQLKAEYEASKAQVEVQGMITGLSDDFASAARIIERSEEKISDMKARAAAIDELIATGGALDLLEPEERDAIEKELGKIEMQSQLEEELKKLKEEIGG; this comes from the coding sequence ATGTCCGGATTCTGGGATAGATTGAGAGCGAATGTGGAGGCTAAGTTGAACAAGCTTTTTGACAGATTTGAGGATCCGAGGGAGCAGCTGGATTATGCTTATGATAAGCTCGTTCAGCAGCTGCATGACGTTGAGATGGCATTATCTAGAGCGATAGCTGCTAGGAAGAAGCTGGAATTCGAGTTAGAGAGGTTGGACGAAAGGATAAACGATATGGACGATAAAGCTAAGAGGGCCCTTAAGGCGGGTAGGGAGGATTTAGCTAAGCAAGCTCTGGAGAGGAAGCTAGTCCTAGTTCAGCAGAGGGAAACCATAAGTAAGAGGATAGATGAGATGAAGCAGGATGAGGAAAAGATGCTCGCTTTGAGGGATAATTTAAAGACTAAGATAGAGCTCTTCAAGGCCAAGAAAGAGCAGCTTAAGGCAGAATATGAAGCATCGAAGGCTCAAGTCGAGGTTCAGGGGATGATAACGGGCCTATCCGATGACTTCGCATCAGCCGCTAGGATAATTGAGAGATCTGAGGAGAAAATTAGCGATATGAAGGCGAGAGCAGCAGCGATAGACGAATTGATAGCTACTGGAGGGGCTCTAGACTTACTGGAGCCGGAGGAGAGGGATGCCATAGAGAAGGAGTTAGGCAAGATAGAGATGCAGAGTCAACTAGAGGAGGAGCTTAAGAAACTGAAGGAGGAAATTGGGGGTTAA
- the metG gene encoding methionine--tRNA ligase subunit beta — protein MSYVPFSDFKKLDIRIGEIIEADRIEGSRKLVRLVVDLGSERRQLVAGIAEFYEPKDLIGRQIVVVTNLERRKFMGVESQGMLLAAVVNGRPVLIEPEEKVPPGTPVS, from the coding sequence ATGAGTTACGTCCCTTTCTCGGATTTCAAGAAGCTTGATATAAGGATAGGGGAGATAATAGAGGCTGATAGGATAGAGGGGAGCAGGAAGTTAGTTAGATTAGTAGTAGATCTGGGCAGTGAGAGGAGACAGCTCGTAGCGGGCATAGCTGAGTTCTATGAGCCGAAGGATCTCATAGGGAGGCAGATAGTTGTAGTGACGAACTTAGAGAGGAGGAAGTTCATGGGAGTTGAGTCCCAAGGCATGCTGCTAGCGGCTGTAGTCAATGGTAGACCTGTCCTCATTGAACCCGAGGAGAAAGTCCCGCCTGGGACACCAGTCTCATGA
- a CDS encoding MBL fold metallo-hydrolase has protein sequence MAKISITCLGGTREVGKSAILLEAGRTKVLLDYGMKLIPKQHPEFPPIPEEVDAVLLTHAHLDHSGALPRLVSHGMEVPIYALDITKYYTELLLYDSIKVAKLKGHNLGYGARDVNKTLENFRTIDFNIPFKVGDLEVTAIDAGHIPGSAMFHISYDGTSLLYTGDFNTVESRLMPPARIEDVPKVDILITETTYAKKEHPPRDKQEILLKETVMETLNSGGTAIIAGFAIGRLLEVAMALRARGFKGDIFLDGMAKKSTEITSEFSNKVRNYEEMSLTIRSMIPVRDWGMRERVAKRPSVVLTTSGMLEGGPVHYYVKERKEDESSTLILTGYQVDGSEGRRLLEEGKMEIDGEDNWVTMKVNQLNFSAHVSRSGILKTIRDLNPREVVAVHGDRADEFADELDKVGIAAYSPEMGETIAF, from the coding sequence GTGGCTAAGATATCCATAACATGCTTAGGGGGAACTAGGGAAGTTGGGAAGAGCGCTATACTACTCGAAGCCGGAAGAACGAAGGTCCTGCTGGACTACGGGATGAAGTTAATACCCAAGCAGCACCCAGAGTTCCCCCCGATCCCGGAGGAAGTAGACGCTGTGCTCCTCACGCACGCTCACCTAGACCACTCCGGCGCATTGCCCAGGCTCGTGAGTCACGGCATGGAAGTGCCCATCTACGCTCTGGACATAACGAAGTACTATACGGAGCTCCTGCTCTACGATTCGATAAAAGTAGCGAAATTGAAGGGCCATAACTTGGGATATGGGGCAAGAGATGTGAACAAGACCTTGGAAAACTTCAGGACTATAGATTTCAATATCCCGTTCAAAGTGGGCGATCTCGAAGTCACTGCTATAGATGCGGGACATATACCGGGGAGCGCCATGTTCCACATAAGTTACGATGGCACCTCCCTGCTCTACACTGGGGACTTCAATACTGTGGAATCGAGGCTCATGCCTCCAGCTAGGATAGAGGACGTCCCTAAAGTGGATATACTGATAACTGAAACGACTTATGCGAAGAAGGAGCACCCACCTAGGGATAAGCAGGAGATACTCTTGAAGGAGACAGTGATGGAGACTTTGAACAGCGGGGGCACAGCTATAATAGCTGGCTTCGCTATAGGCAGACTGCTGGAGGTCGCGATGGCCCTGAGGGCTAGGGGCTTCAAGGGGGACATATTCCTCGATGGCATGGCTAAGAAGAGCACTGAGATAACTTCGGAGTTCTCAAATAAGGTCAGGAATTATGAGGAGATGAGCTTGACGATAAGAAGCATGATCCCCGTGAGGGATTGGGGGATGAGGGAGAGGGTAGCGAAGAGGCCCAGCGTCGTGCTCACGACATCGGGCATGCTTGAAGGAGGGCCCGTACATTACTACGTTAAGGAGAGGAAGGAAGATGAGAGCAGCACTCTCATCCTCACAGGCTATCAGGTCGATGGATCCGAGGGGAGGAGGCTTTTAGAGGAGGGGAAGATGGAGATAGATGGAGAAGACAACTGGGTTACGATGAAGGTAAATCAGCTCAACTTCTCAGCTCACGTGAGTAGGTCCGGCATCTTGAAGACGATAAGGGATCTCAACCCGAGGGAGGTAGTAGCGGTCCATGGCGATAGGGCTGATGAATTCGCTGATGAGCTAGATAAGGTCGGAATAGCGGCATATTCGCCTGAAATGGGAGAGACAATTGCTTTTTAA
- a CDS encoding radical SAM protein, translating to MEELPLGALRVRGWSKGCDLCWKGAKSVLFITGECPLYGSCFYCTIADWRRGKGDLIIVNERTIEDESSLIEEIEYNSSLGVGITGGEPTIVPDRVYEYVKLLKERFGRDFHVHLYTNSIGIDERALSILYDAGVDEIRFHTWDERKWEKIRMAVSFGFSVGAEMPSIPGEGWMRKLILLSGFLDKVGADFLNLNELEFTPSNRENLLRMGMRPRIDDEVGVEGSAEAARRVLEYLERETGIMGYFCPASQKEYQVRMRWIRRASNVARDYEMPTDEGTLIYGEVSGPEEKLMIIFRKYGGHYKSGKLLMRADSFEKASKEIKKLGLDGRLIEVMPTEERKVLQVYPLEFILRSRG from the coding sequence ATGGAGGAACTTCCTTTAGGCGCCCTCAGAGTGAGGGGATGGAGTAAGGGATGCGATCTTTGCTGGAAGGGAGCCAAGAGCGTCCTCTTCATAACCGGGGAGTGTCCCTTATACGGGAGCTGCTTCTACTGCACGATAGCCGATTGGAGGAGGGGTAAGGGAGACCTTATAATCGTGAACGAGAGGACTATCGAGGATGAATCCTCTCTCATTGAGGAGATAGAATACAACTCCTCTCTAGGAGTTGGGATAACTGGGGGAGAGCCAACGATCGTGCCCGATAGGGTTTACGAATACGTTAAGTTGCTTAAGGAGAGATTCGGAAGGGATTTTCATGTCCATCTTTACACCAATTCTATCGGTATAGATGAGAGGGCGCTATCGATTCTCTACGATGCTGGGGTAGATGAGATAAGGTTCCACACGTGGGATGAGAGGAAGTGGGAGAAGATAAGAATGGCTGTCTCCTTCGGATTCTCGGTGGGGGCTGAGATGCCATCGATCCCCGGGGAGGGATGGATGAGGAAGCTCATCCTACTTTCGGGCTTCCTTGATAAGGTAGGCGCTGATTTTTTGAACCTAAATGAGCTCGAATTCACACCTTCAAACAGAGAGAACCTCTTGAGAATGGGTATGAGGCCGAGGATCGACGATGAAGTTGGAGTTGAGGGGAGCGCGGAAGCCGCTAGGAGAGTGCTAGAATATTTGGAGAGGGAGACTGGGATAATGGGTTACTTCTGCCCGGCCTCCCAGAAGGAATATCAGGTGAGGATGAGGTGGATCAGGAGGGCATCCAATGTCGCTAGGGATTACGAGATGCCGACGGATGAGGGTACTCTCATATACGGGGAGGTCAGCGGACCCGAGGAGAAGCTCATGATAATCTTCAGGAAGTACGGGGGCCATTACAAGAGTGGGAAACTATTGATGAGAGCAGATTCTTTTGAAAAAGCCTCTAAAGAGATAAAAAAGCTCGGGTTAGACGGGAGGCTTATCGAGGTAATGCCGACCGAGGAGAGGAAGGTCCTCCAGGTTTACCCGCTTGAATTCATATTGAGGAGTAGGGGTTAA
- a CDS encoding adenosylhomocysteinase: MPKVKDEGLAGKGKDSIEWARAHMPVLSEIARRFLKERPLDGLRIAASMHVTKETAVLMLALRDGGARIFLSPSNPLSTQDDVAAALAEEGIEVYAWRGMSESEYFWAIEECLKADPDFTMDDGGDLTVMAHEKGYAERIAGGTEETTTGVLRLMALERDGKLRYPVIAVNNAETKRNFDNVYGTGQSTIDGILRATNIMIAGKWFVVAGYGYVGRGIANRARGMGAKVIVTEVDPIRALMAAMDGFIVMPMREAAKLGDIFVTATGNSGVIKAEHVSSMKDGAILANAGHFDVEVSVKDLELMSLAKRDLRENLREYLLPNGKRVYLLAEGRLVNLVAAEGHPSEVMDMSFANQALSIEYLVKERGKLPAKVIPVPRWIDSEVARIKLRSMGIEIDSLTKEQEEYLRSWRI, encoded by the coding sequence TTGCCCAAGGTGAAGGATGAAGGATTAGCTGGGAAGGGGAAGGATTCTATTGAATGGGCTAGGGCCCATATGCCAGTTCTATCGGAGATAGCTAGGAGGTTCCTCAAGGAGAGGCCCCTCGATGGCCTGAGGATCGCCGCTAGTATGCACGTCACTAAGGAGACAGCTGTATTGATGCTTGCTCTCAGGGATGGAGGCGCCCGCATATTCCTCTCTCCATCGAATCCCCTCTCAACTCAGGACGATGTAGCGGCAGCTCTGGCTGAGGAGGGAATAGAGGTATATGCGTGGAGGGGCATGTCGGAATCTGAATATTTCTGGGCGATAGAGGAATGCCTCAAGGCTGATCCGGATTTCACTATGGATGATGGTGGAGACCTTACTGTAATGGCCCATGAGAAAGGTTATGCTGAGAGGATAGCTGGGGGGACTGAGGAGACGACTACTGGGGTCTTGAGGTTGATGGCGCTCGAGAGGGATGGTAAGCTGAGGTACCCCGTGATAGCGGTGAATAACGCTGAGACAAAGAGGAACTTTGATAACGTTTACGGGACGGGGCAGAGCACTATAGATGGGATATTGAGAGCTACTAATATAATGATAGCTGGTAAGTGGTTCGTTGTCGCTGGATATGGATATGTGGGGAGAGGTATAGCTAATAGGGCTAGGGGGATGGGTGCCAAAGTTATAGTGACTGAAGTGGATCCTATAAGGGCTTTAATGGCCGCGATGGATGGTTTCATCGTGATGCCAATGAGGGAGGCAGCTAAGCTCGGCGATATATTCGTTACAGCTACCGGAAATAGTGGAGTGATAAAAGCGGAGCATGTGAGCTCGATGAAGGACGGCGCCATACTCGCTAACGCTGGGCACTTCGATGTCGAAGTATCTGTCAAGGACCTTGAGCTCATGTCATTAGCTAAGAGGGATCTGAGGGAGAACCTGAGGGAGTACCTGCTTCCCAACGGGAAGAGGGTTTACTTACTCGCTGAGGGAAGATTGGTGAATTTGGTCGCAGCTGAGGGCCATCCCAGTGAGGTCATGGATATGAGCTTCGCTAACCAAGCCTTAAGCATCGAATATCTGGTGAAAGAGAGGGGGAAGCTCCCAGCTAAAGTGATACCGGTGCCCAGATGGATAGATAGCGAAGTAGCTAGGATAAAGCTCAGATCCATGGGGATCGAGATAGATAGCTTGACGAAGGAGCAGGAGGAGTACTTGAGGAGTTGGCGGATCTGA
- a CDS encoding sulfurtransferase TusA family protein, with amino-acid sequence MRRAVDLRGMKSPRAIVEIAKLVKKATPGETLDFLVGDKGTMDDLYEWISRTGHMLKVSERGDHWLVQITKREG; translated from the coding sequence TTGAGGCGGGCTGTGGATCTTAGGGGAATGAAGAGCCCCAGGGCTATAGTGGAGATAGCGAAGCTCGTGAAGAAGGCTACGCCAGGTGAGACCTTAGATTTCCTTGTAGGTGATAAGGGGACCATGGATGATTTATACGAGTGGATCAGCAGGACGGGCCATATGCTTAAAGTATCGGAGAGGGGTGATCACTGGCTCGTTCAGATAACTAAGAGGGAGGGTTGA
- the rimI gene encoding ribosomal protein S18-alanine N-acetyltransferase produces the protein MIPNYRIRPFKPEDLEAVERINRVFLPENYPSYFFMENYRRFPRSFFVAEDEGGNVVGYVMCRVESHYTKSETLILGHILSIAVSKDHRRKGIGEALMLKAEEGLLSYNCDAVYLEVRVSNEPAIRLYEKLGYKKLGIIPFYYADGEDAFLMYKILREGLDDSLIYQALGNRVIR, from the coding sequence ATGATCCCTAACTACAGAATAAGGCCGTTCAAGCCGGAAGATCTGGAGGCTGTCGAGAGGATAAACAGGGTATTCTTGCCGGAGAACTACCCTAGTTACTTCTTCATGGAAAATTACAGGAGGTTCCCGAGGAGCTTCTTCGTGGCTGAGGATGAGGGCGGAAATGTAGTCGGTTACGTCATGTGCAGGGTCGAATCGCATTACACCAAGAGTGAAACTCTCATCCTGGGGCACATACTATCGATAGCTGTGAGCAAGGATCACAGGAGGAAGGGGATAGGGGAAGCTCTAATGCTGAAAGCAGAGGAGGGGCTCCTATCTTACAACTGTGATGCGGTCTATCTTGAAGTTAGGGTCTCAAATGAACCGGCCATAAGGTTATATGAGAAGCTGGGATATAAGAAGCTGGGAATAATCCCGTTCTACTATGCTGATGGGGAGGATGCTTTCCTGATGTATAAGATACTGAGGGAGGGACTCGATGACTCCCTGATCTACCAGGCCCTCGGAAACAGGGTGATCCGTTGA
- a CDS encoding 30S ribosomal protein S25, which yields MSAEKAEKIIRDVEVKPQVMDQIRKEVVRSSYITPQSIAMKYNIRVSVARRLLREFEREGLVIYVDGNSRIRIYKGAKAKVSGEG from the coding sequence ATGAGCGCTGAGAAGGCCGAGAAGATAATCAGGGATGTCGAAGTTAAGCCCCAGGTTATGGATCAGATAAGGAAGGAAGTAGTGAGATCGAGCTATATAACTCCCCAGTCCATAGCGATGAAGTATAACATAAGGGTCAGCGTCGCTAGGAGGCTCCTGAGGGAGTTTGAGAGGGAAGGGCTCGTCATATACGTGGATGGTAACTCGAGGATAAGGATTTATAAAGGAGCTAAGGCGAAGGTATCGGGGGAGGGATAA
- a CDS encoding cyclophilin-like family protein, producing the protein MKERVEGIESYIVTLRWEGADDTVQLELIRHLSPITIERFYRSLPIRSMVVSSGELIYISAPIETRSEKTRNSMRKGHVAYSISKKMLLIALSDIRLSEPINPMGKVISGMELIRGLRTGMNVELVRS; encoded by the coding sequence TTGAAGGAGAGGGTTGAGGGAATAGAGAGCTACATAGTTACCCTGAGGTGGGAAGGGGCCGACGATACCGTTCAATTGGAGTTGATAAGGCACCTCTCACCTATAACTATAGAGAGGTTCTACAGGAGCCTCCCGATAAGGAGCATGGTGGTGAGCAGCGGGGAGCTCATCTACATATCTGCCCCCATAGAGACCAGGTCAGAGAAGACGAGGAACTCGATGAGGAAGGGACACGTCGCATATTCAATATCTAAGAAGATGCTATTGATTGCCTTATCCGACATCAGGCTGAGCGAACCCATAAATCCGATGGGGAAAGTGATCTCGGGTATGGAACTGATAAGGGGCTTGAGGACAGGCATGAATGTGGAGCTGGTGAGGTCTTGA
- a CDS encoding MBL fold metallo-hydrolase — protein MIFVWKGSSAVYLRVEGVSLLIDPSSLFSIDEMNDLGGLDIILFTHEHSDHFDIASLNSMIDEFRPRVVGNPGAYRMARRSSDIIRIRDGEMIEFEGVKVHALRSVHPGHHPVVFLLEIGSISIFHGDSTGFSKSFSAFSPVDLAFIPVGSPSPNSSPSEAVRIARAVVPSLAVPIHGDDSERSEFIERIKLSNLNIKTLLPEIGEIVTLDL, from the coding sequence TTGATCTTCGTTTGGAAGGGGAGCTCCGCAGTATATCTGAGGGTCGAGGGAGTCAGCTTACTAATAGATCCATCCTCTCTCTTCTCAATTGACGAGATGAATGATTTAGGAGGGCTCGATATAATTCTCTTCACCCATGAACATTCGGATCACTTCGATATAGCCTCTCTCAATTCCATGATCGATGAGTTCAGACCGCGTGTAGTGGGGAATCCCGGAGCTTATAGGATGGCGAGGAGGTCCTCGGATATAATCAGGATAAGGGACGGTGAGATGATAGAATTCGAGGGGGTCAAGGTACACGCTCTGAGATCTGTGCATCCCGGTCACCATCCTGTCGTTTTCTTACTGGAGATAGGGAGCATATCGATATTTCATGGAGATTCCACGGGATTCTCAAAGAGTTTCTCAGCATTCTCCCCCGTGGACCTCGCTTTCATTCCAGTAGGTTCCCCATCCCCTAATTCCAGCCCCTCTGAAGCTGTGAGGATAGCGAGGGCTGTAGTGCCTAGCCTAGCTGTCCCGATCCATGGAGATGATAGCGAGAGATCCGAATTCATAGAGAGGATAAAGCTCTCGAATCTTAATATTAAGACGCTACTCCCTGAGATAGGAGAAATCGTCACTTTAGATCTCTGA
- the thiL gene encoding thiamine-phosphate kinase, whose amino-acid sequence MRPERELIDEIIGLVSEDPYGLLRLGRDDASARRLNEGIYVFKMDMVSSSTDLLPGMSLRQLAKKCVVANFSDVASKGARPLLFMCSLGLPRGMRDEEFVSIFEGFEEAMRKYGTYLVGGDLGESEELIISGFAFGRVEGRLVGRGGSRPGDIVMTTGSFGLTWLGFKHLLEGLELPEGLRRRALKSVYEPEARVEEGIIISNYATSTVDSSDGLYWSLKELSRASGNGFLIEELPLDEEVGLFLGGDSISAAFHGGEEYEIVFTLREEDVAKVRDELTVLGVEPIKIGRVVEGGGIRLRAGNELIEVPEGGWEHFRDLK is encoded by the coding sequence GTGAGACCTGAGAGGGAGCTCATAGATGAGATAATTGGGCTAGTTTCAGAGGACCCATACGGTTTGCTGAGGCTCGGAAGGGATGATGCTTCAGCCAGAAGGCTGAATGAAGGTATATATGTCTTTAAGATGGATATGGTATCTTCATCGACAGATCTGCTCCCCGGGATGAGCCTGAGGCAGTTAGCTAAGAAGTGCGTAGTGGCTAACTTCTCCGATGTTGCGTCTAAGGGGGCTAGGCCCCTCCTCTTCATGTGCTCCCTCGGCCTCCCCAGAGGGATGAGGGACGAGGAATTCGTCTCAATCTTCGAGGGATTTGAGGAAGCGATGAGGAAGTACGGAACATATCTAGTTGGAGGGGATCTAGGGGAATCTGAAGAGCTTATAATATCGGGATTCGCTTTCGGTAGGGTCGAGGGAAGGCTCGTGGGGAGAGGGGGGTCGAGACCAGGGGATATCGTGATGACGACGGGCAGCTTCGGGTTGACTTGGCTCGGCTTCAAGCACCTCTTAGAGGGATTGGAGCTACCGGAGGGATTGAGGAGGAGGGCACTGAAATCCGTATACGAACCCGAGGCCAGGGTCGAGGAGGGGATAATAATATCTAATTATGCCACATCGACTGTTGATAGCAGTGATGGGCTATATTGGTCCCTCAAAGAACTCTCCAGAGCCAGCGGCAATGGATTCCTGATAGAGGAGCTCCCCCTGGATGAGGAAGTTGGACTCTTCTTAGGCGGGGATTCTATAAGCGCTGCCTTCCATGGAGGGGAGGAGTACGAGATAGTCTTCACTTTGAGGGAGGAGGATGTAGCTAAGGTCAGGGATGAGCTAACAGTCTTGGGGGTTGAGCCAATCAAGATAGGCAGGGTCGTGGAAGGAGGAGGAATACGCTTGAGAGCAGGAAATGAACTTATCGAGGTCCCGGAGGGAGGCTGGGAGCACTTCAGAGATCTAAAGTGA
- a CDS encoding cyclic 2,3-diphosphoglycerate synthase, with amino-acid sequence MVRRVVIMGAAGRDFHNFNVFFRNNEDYRVVAFTAAQLPNIAGRIYPPELAGPLYPDGIPIYPEEDLPKIIREMNVDLVVFSYSDVSHQYIMERAALAQANGADFMLLGPKSTMLKSSKPVIAVTAARTGAGKSPTSRRVSKILKAKGLKVSVIRHPMPYGDLRKQIVQRFASLEDLDRHNATIEEREDYEPHLRLGNVVYAGVDYEKILREAEKESDVILWDGGNNDFPFYKPDLMITVVDPLRAGHELTYWPGSVNVRMADVIIVSKVDTACYADVEKVIMNVERVNPRAKIITAAIPYTVDRPELIEGKRVIVVEDGPTVTHGDMGFGAGYLMARKLRAEIIDPRPYAVGSIKETYEKYTHLSQVLPAVGYGEAQMKELEETINNSPAEAVVLGTPTDISRYLRINKPAVHVYYELQEIGSPTLEDIIGEFLKRVGL; translated from the coding sequence ATGGTCAGGAGAGTAGTCATCATGGGTGCAGCTGGCAGGGATTTCCACAATTTCAACGTTTTCTTCCGGAATAACGAGGATTATAGAGTAGTCGCTTTCACAGCAGCTCAACTACCTAATATAGCTGGGAGGATTTACCCACCAGAGCTTGCGGGCCCTCTATACCCAGATGGGATCCCAATATATCCGGAGGAGGATCTCCCTAAGATAATAAGGGAGATGAATGTGGATCTCGTCGTTTTCTCATATAGCGATGTCTCCCATCAGTACATAATGGAGAGAGCTGCTTTAGCTCAAGCCAATGGAGCAGATTTCATGCTCTTAGGTCCAAAGAGCACGATGTTGAAGTCAAGTAAGCCAGTAATAGCTGTAACTGCTGCTAGAACAGGGGCCGGAAAGAGCCCGACGAGCCGGAGGGTATCGAAGATACTGAAAGCTAAGGGGCTGAAGGTATCAGTTATAAGGCATCCGATGCCCTACGGAGACCTTAGGAAACAGATAGTTCAAAGATTCGCCTCACTAGAGGATCTAGATAGACATAATGCCACAATAGAGGAGAGGGAGGATTATGAGCCTCATCTAAGGCTTGGAAATGTCGTTTATGCCGGAGTGGATTATGAGAAGATACTGAGGGAAGCCGAGAAGGAGAGCGATGTCATACTCTGGGACGGGGGGAATAACGACTTCCCATTCTACAAACCGGATCTCATGATAACTGTAGTGGATCCTCTCAGAGCTGGTCATGAGCTCACTTACTGGCCAGGTAGCGTCAACGTCAGGATGGCCGACGTCATAATAGTGAGCAAGGTAGATACTGCTTGCTACGCCGATGTAGAGAAGGTTATCATGAACGTAGAGAGGGTGAATCCTAGGGCTAAGATAATAACTGCCGCTATCCCCTACACTGTGGATAGGCCCGAGCTGATCGAGGGGAAGAGGGTCATAGTGGTCGAGGACGGCCCGACGGTGACTCACGGAGACATGGGCTTCGGGGCCGGTTATCTGATGGCTCGCAAGCTGAGGGCTGAGATCATAGATCCGAGGCCATACGCAGTTGGCTCAATAAAGGAGACGTATGAGAAGTACACTCACCTATCTCAAGTGCTTCCAGCGGTCGGTTATGGAGAGGCTCAGATGAAGGAACTGGAGGAGACCATAAACAACTCACCGGCTGAAGCAGTGGTCTTAGGGACTCCCACGGACATAAGCCGGTACCTGAGGATAAACAAACCGGCCGTCCACGTTTACTACGAGCTCCAGGAGATAGGATCTCCGACACTAGAGGACATAATAGGTGAGTTCCTGAAGAGGGTCGGCTTATGA
- a CDS encoding creatininase family protein, with the protein MSERRIWLMNLREFREAIEDTDLAILPVGVCEAHGPHLPLGTDFLIPEWIALNLAERLNALIAPPINYGVTLGLTGYFGTLRVSESTMESLMYDVLVDLMRNGFEKVIVMNGHGGSGQVEAISRAMRRAWLDYGLKSAMINWWNLARDLTEEIFGGSGGHAGVDETAMILEIDPSLVKGEMEREEIYRTREGIYAVPTPGSIISYDDRFSSRIPDRDKASEFANKLLERIFNEAMAIVEGWDRQEIHS; encoded by the coding sequence ATGAGCGAGAGAAGGATCTGGTTGATGAATTTGAGGGAGTTCAGGGAGGCCATTGAGGACACGGATCTAGCTATACTCCCGGTAGGTGTCTGCGAGGCTCATGGACCCCACCTCCCCCTGGGGACCGACTTCCTCATCCCGGAGTGGATCGCCCTGAACTTAGCCGAGAGGCTTAATGCATTGATAGCTCCTCCGATAAACTACGGGGTGACTTTGGGCCTCACAGGTTACTTCGGCACGCTTAGAGTAAGCGAATCGACGATGGAGTCTCTCATGTACGATGTACTGGTCGATCTGATGAGGAATGGGTTTGAGAAAGTGATAGTGATGAATGGACATGGGGGCTCGGGTCAAGTAGAAGCTATATCGAGGGCGATGAGGAGGGCATGGCTCGACTACGGGCTGAAGTCAGCTATGATAAACTGGTGGAATTTAGCTAGGGATCTGACTGAGGAGATATTCGGGGGGAGCGGAGGGCACGCTGGCGTGGATGAGACAGCGATGATCCTAGAGATAGATCCCTCCTTAGTCAAGGGGGAGATGGAGAGGGAGGAGATATACAGGACGAGGGAAGGCATCTACGCTGTCCCCACTCCCGGCTCCATAATCTCCTACGATGATAGATTCTCTAGCAGGATCCCGGATAGGGATAAGGCCTCCGAATTCGCTAATAAGCTGCTGGAGAGAATATTCAACGAAGCAATGGCGATAGTTGAGGGATGGGATAGGCAGGAAATTCATTCATAG
- a CDS encoding histone family protein: protein MPQKQTRYLPLAPVYRIIKSAGAERVSDDARERMVYHLERFAREVGAQAVELAKHAKRKTVTDRDIEMAVEAVWKR from the coding sequence ATGCCCCAGAAGCAGACTAGGTATCTCCCCCTAGCACCCGTATACAGGATAATCAAGAGCGCGGGCGCTGAGAGGGTAAGCGACGATGCGAGGGAGAGGATGGTCTACCACCTCGAGAGATTCGCTAGGGAAGTCGGAGCGCAAGCTGTAGAGCTTGCGAAGCACGCAAAGAGGAAGACCGTGACCGATAGAGACATAGAGATGGCTGTTGAGGCCGTCTGGAAGAGGTAA